One region of Phragmites australis chromosome 18, lpPhrAust1.1, whole genome shotgun sequence genomic DNA includes:
- the LOC133898941 gene encoding chitinase-like protein 1 has protein sequence MKGTRWAALLLLLLTASAAAAGVRREKAGEKVCSKGWECSGSRFCCNETISDYFKAYHFEELFAKRNDPQLAHAAGFWDYQAFITAAALFEPSGFSTTGGKEMGMREVAAFLGHVGAKTSCGYSEAPGGDTAWGLCYNHELSPSQSYCDDSNELYPCVEGVEYYGRGALPVYWNYNYGIVGKGIKQDLLNHPELLEQNATLAFEAAIWRWMTPMKRKQPSAHDVFVGNWKPNKNDTSSKRYPGFGATMNILYGDLICGQGLTAKMNVTISHYQHYLDLMGVGREHSGDNLDCADQVAFNPSSKSSDS, from the exons ATGAAGGGGACCCGGTGGGCGGCATTGCTGCTTCTTCTGCTTACCGcttcggcggcggcagcgggggTAAGGAGGGAGAAAGCCGGCGAGAAGGTGTGCAGCAAGGGGTGGGAGTGCAGCGGCAGCAGGTTCTGCTGCAACGAGACCATCTCCGACTACTTCAAGGCGTACCATTTCGAGGAGCTCTTCGCCAAGCGCAACGACCCCCAGCTCGCCCACGCCGCCGGCTTCTGGGACTACCAGGCCTtcatcaccgccgccgccctcttCGAGCCCAGCGGGTTCAGCACCACCGGCGGCAAGGAGATGGGCATGAGGGAGGTCGCCGCCTTCCTCGGCCATGTCGGCGCCAAGACGTCCT GTGGATATAGTGAAGCCCCTGGTGGTGATACGGCTTGGGGGCTTTGCTACAACCATGAATTGAGCCCAAGCCAGAGCTATTGTGACGATAGCAACGAATTGTATCCCTGCGTTGAAGGAGTTGAGTACTATGGCCGAGGTGCTCTTCCTGTTTACTG GAACTACAACTACGGTATCGTGGGCAAGGGTATTAAGCAGGATTTGTTGAACCACCCAGAGCTATTGGAACAGAATGCCACCCTAGCATTTGAAGCAGCTATTTGGAGGTGGATGACTCCAATGAAGAGGAAGCAGCCATCTGCCCATGATGTGTTTGTTGGTAACTGGAAACCCAACAAGAATGACACATCGTCCAAGAGGTATCCTGGCTTTGGTGCTACCATGAACATCCTATATGGTGATCTCATATGTGGACAAGGGCTCACTGCTAAGATGAACGTCACTATATCCCATTACCAGCATTATCTCGATTTGATGGGAGTTGGTCGTGAGCACTCTGGAGATAACCTAGATTGTGCAGACCAGGTGGCTTTCAATCCATCATCGAAGAGTTCTGACTCCTAA
- the LOC133898940 gene encoding putative L-ascorbate peroxidase 6 codes for MELTTIPYLASSSSSSFFYSSYSRCAYRCRRPGKTVITASAAGSRWAADSACSELFEQENEDSHSGPRPSWCFRRRDLASAILLPFLLPHVNISSAAEPYDGSIIRSGLRNVLTKAKAAGVLRLVFHDAGTFDIGDKSGGMNGSIIYEVDRPENSGLNRSIKILGKAKEVIDNVQKVSWADLIAVAGAEAVALCGGPEIPVRLGRLDSSTADPVGKLPEETLDATALKTLFSKKGFSTQEMVVLSGAHTIGGKGFGSPTVFDNAYFKVLLEKPQTSSTGMPAMIGLRTDWALTEDDECLRWINIYAKDQARFFDDFRDTYIKLVNSGSSWRTT; via the exons ATGGAGCTCACCACCATCCCCTATCTtgcatcctcttcctcctccagcttcttctactccagctaCAGTCGCTGTGCCTACAG GTGTAGAAGACCTGGGAAGACAGTGATAACAGCTTCTGCAGCTGGTAGTAGGTGGGCTGCTGATTCGGCATGTTCAGAACTCTTTGAGCAGGAAAATGAAGATTCCCATTCGG GTCCTAGACCTTCCTGGTGTTTTAGGAGGAGAGACCTTGCTTCTGCCATTTTGCTCCCTTTTCTGCTTCCTCATGTTAACATCTCTAGTGC GGCTGAGCCATATGATGGATCAATCATTCGAAGTGGTTTGAGGAATGTTTTAACCAAGGCCAAGGCTGCTGGCGTGCTTCGTTTGGTTTTCCATGATGCAGGGACTTTCGACATTGGTGACAAATCAG GTGGCATGAATGGATCTATAATTTATGAAGTTGACAGACCTGAAAATTCTGGGCTAAATAGATCCATAAAG ATATTAGGAAAAGCAAAAGAAGTAATTGACAATGTTCAGAAAG TGTCATGGGCGGACTTGATTGCTGTGGCTGGTGCGGAGGCAGTTGCGCTCTGTGGTGGGCCTGAAATTCCAGTGAGGCTAGGACGATTAGATTCCAG TACTGCTGATCCAGTTGGTAAACTTCCCGAAGAAACATTGGATGCAACTGCCTTAAAAACATTATTCAGCAAAAAGGGTTTTTC AACACAGGAGATGGTCGTTTTATCTGGAGCACACACAATTGGAGGGAAAGGATTCGGGAGTCCAACTGTTTTTGATAACGCCTATTTCAAAGTACTCCTTGAGAAGCCGCAAACATCTTCGA CTGGCATGCCAGCAATGATAGGGCTGCGCACAGATTGGGCACTCACAGAAGATGACGAGTGCTTAAG ATGGATCAATATCTATGCAAAGGACCAAGCTAGATTTTTCGACGACTTCAGGGATACATACATCAAGCTTGTAAACAGCGGATCCTCGTGGAGAACGACTTAA
- the LOC133898643 gene encoding uncharacterized protein LOC133898643: MLPEFIGTPRPTRPHPRNSMRSPSSIKPPLQRAAAPSLHLAETRVPLLPPPSSPNAIRRTRSSPSHLRLSSASPKLVESISQLAAGVAVSPNAGKTRRHLAVDSVNRSFPQSINPLSGTTCSPESFPWKNPLCVIALGDEQCASLQDQAFENFEQPAFEVRANKDGASRKAAPAVGEAAGSVRLPDGVSGDAISVESLLNTGRLQSFVPVGSGPGPGPGPSTFTCTLRLIGLLGFEVALVLDLRVNPASTGCTVEMLSCRFVGSESVEQQNELFSGYPTFRGQVLNGNQLWDLIEGLEENDLIHYTHLLTVCDPVLCDEGTLYVSQELISVYQQKADASLTGQACSHAGGAAAERLPFLGSAAA; this comes from the exons ATGCTACCCGAATTCATCGGCACGCCCCGCCCCACGCGCCCACATCCCCGCAACAGCATGCGCTCCCCCTCGTCTATAAAGCCGCCCCTGCAGCGCGCCGCCGCCCCATCTCTCCATCTCGCCGAAACCCGAGTGCCATTGTTgccgccgccgagctcgccgAACGCCATCCGCCGCACCCGATCTTCCCCTTCGCATCTGAGGCTGTCGTCAGCTTCGCCGAAGCTTGTGGAGTCCATTTCACAGCTCGCCGCCGGAGTCGCTGTTTCGCCAAACGCCGGTAAGacacgccgccacctcgccgtcgACAGCGTTAACCGAAGCTTCCCGCAGTCAATTAACCCCCTCTCCGGCACCACGTGCTCCCCGGAAAGCTTCCCCTGG AAAAACCCAT TGTGCGTAATTgctttaggagacgagcagtgtgCCAGCTTACAAGACCAGGCATTCGAAAACTTTGAGCAACCTGCAttcgaag TCCGCGCCAATAAGGACGGGGCGAGCAGGAAGGCGGCGCCGGCTGTCGGCGAGGCGGCGGGAAGCGTCCGGCTCCCGGACGGGGTCTCCGGCGACGCCATCAGCGTGGAGTCCCTCCTCAACACCGGCAGGCTGCAGAGCTTCGTGCCCGTGGGGTCAGGGCCTGGGCCCGGGCCTGGGCCCAGCACGTTCACGTGCACGCTCCGCCTCATCGGGCTCCTGGGCTTCGAGGTCGCGCTGGTGCTCGACCTCCGCGTCAACCCGGCGTCCACCGGCTGCACCGTCGAGATGCTGTCGTGCAGG TTTGTGGGTTCAGAGTCAGTTGAGCAGCAGAATGAACTCTTTTCAG GATACCCAACATTTAGAGGACAGGTTCTCAATGGCAATCAACTCTGGGATCTTATTGAAGGGCTGGAGGAAAATGATTTAATACACTATACCCATTTATTAACAG TTTGCGACCCAGTTCTATGTGATGAAGGAACACTGTATGTTTCTCAGGAGTTAATATCTGTTTATCAACAGAAG GCTGATGCAAGCCTTACTGGACAGGCTTGTTCCCATGCTGGGGGAGCAGCTGCTGAGAGACTACCATTCCTGGGTTCAGCAGCAGCCTGA
- the LOC133898644 gene encoding ethylene-responsive transcription factor ERF016-like, protein MAVAPSSNGAASRGLARRRGGQSSAAAWGQKKPEWTTGVRYRKWGRWAAEIRVPRTRARLWIGTFDRARQAALAYDAAMFCFYGERLPRPRKFNFPALPRPKIPEHVRVELTVANIKAIAEKYARILADHVPPPVRPAAAPLVAAAAAGAAAGACATATADHGNTNDMDDDVVTCADCLLSFNPDEFAGVTALVPSEY, encoded by the coding sequence ATGGCGGTGGCGCCGAGTAGCAACGGGGCGGCGAGTAGGGGTCTGGCCCGGCGCCGCGGCGGGCAGTCGTCGGCGGCGGCTTGGGGACAGAAGAAGCCGGAGTGGACGACTGGCGTGCGGTACCGCAAGTGGGGCCGGTGGGCGGCGGAGATCCGCGTGCCGCGCACCCGCGCAAGGCTGTGGATCGGCACGTTCGATAGAGCCCGGCAGGCGGCGCTTGCCTACGACGCCGCCATGTTCTGCTTCTACGGAGAGCGCCTGCCCAGGCCGCGGAAGTTCAACTTCCCCGCCTTGCCGCGTCCCAAAATCCCGGAGCACGTGCGCGTCGAGCTCACCGTCGCCAACATCAAGGCCATCGCCGAGAAGTACGCCCGCATCCTTGCCGACCACGTTCCGCCGCCCGTGCGCCCCGCAGCCGCACCTctcgtggcggcggcggcggctggtgcTGCTGCCGGCGCATGTGCAACTGCTACCGCTGACCATGGCAACACGAACGACATGGATGACGACGTCGTGACCTGTGCTGACTGTCTGCTCTCCTTCAACCCCGACGAATTCGCTGGTGTGACGGCCCTTGTGCCCAGCGAATACTGA
- the LOC133898645 gene encoding uncharacterized protein LOC133898645: MSHRFLVDSSSSEEDDDDELILATLHQAHTQYALLNAARPGGSVPGRQYINRNREAGHWRLYEDYFSDAPTYSPTFFRRRFRMSRSLFLRILQAIEQHDDYFVQKRDRIRRLGLSPLHKITAAFRMLTYGVAADATDDYIRIAESTAVESLKRFVKAIVEIFGDEYLRSPNDNDTARLLAIGEQKGFPGMLGSIDCMHWKWKNYPAAWQGSHNDINVLHRSHLFANLAEGHAPEVNYTINGHNYTMGYYLADGIYPQWATFVKLIPSPQGNKRKYFTKVQAAVRKEVESA, translated from the exons ATGAGTCATCGTTTTCTGGTAGATTCATCGTcgtcggaggaggatgatgacgacgaacTCATTCTTGCTACACTACACCAAGCACACACTCAATATGCGCTTTTGAATGCTGCACGACCTGGGGGTTCTGTGCCTGGACGTCAGTATATCAACCGCAACAGAGAAGCCGGGCATTGGAGGCTATACGAAGACTACTTTTCAGATGCTCCTACCTACAGTCCAACTTTCTTTCGTCGCAG GTTTAGAATGTCTCGTTCTCTATTTCTTCGCATACTGCAAGCTATAGAACaacatgatgattattttgtgCAGAAAAGAGATAGAATCAGACGTCTTGGGTTATCTCCTTTGCATAAGATAACCGCAGCATTTAGGATGCTAACTTATGGAGTAGCAGCAGATGCTACTGATGATTATATTCGGATTGCAGAAAGTACTGCTGTAGAGAGTCTTAAAAGGtttgtgaaagctattgttgaAATCTTCGGTGATGAGTACCTGAGATCCCCAAATGATAATGATACAGCTAGATTACTTGCAATTGGAGAGCAAAAGGGTTTTCCCGGTATGCTTGGGAgcatagattgcatgcattggaagtggaaGAATTACCCTGCAGCATGGCAAG gatctcacaatgatattaatgttctGCACCGTTCTCAcctatttgcaaatctagctgAAGGGCACGCTCCAGAAGTAAACTACACCATTAATGGTCATAATTATACAATGGGGTATTACCTTGCAGATGGCATATATCCTCAATGGGCCACATTTGTTAAGCTAATACCATCTCCACAAGGGAATAAGAGGAAATATTTTACAAAAGTACAAGCAGCGGTGAGGAAGGAggttgaaagtgcctag
- the LOC133898646 gene encoding ethylene-responsive transcription factor ERF015-like, giving the protein MAVTPSRSGAARKGQGGRVGGNRAAAAAGAGKKKLEWTGVRYRPWGRWAAEISVPRTRARLWIGTFDNAIQAALAYDAAMFCFYGAHLPRSRKFNFPAAPRPDVPEHVRVELTVANIKAIAEKYGRSLAGHYTPPPVRPAAAPLVAAAAGDAAGAGATATTDHGNMSDMADDVVTNADCLLSLSLDDIAAVMALLLG; this is encoded by the coding sequence ATGGCGGTGACGCCGAGCAGGAGCGGGGCGGCGAGGAAGGGGCAGGGCGGGCGCGTCGGCGGGAAccgggctgcggcggcggctggggccgggaagaagaagctGGAGTGGACTGGCGTGCGGTACCGGCCATGGGGCCGGTGGGCGGCGGAGATCAGCGTGCCGCGCACCCGCGCCAGGCTTTGGATCGGCACCTTCGATAACGCCATTCAGGCTGCGCTCGCTTACGACGCCGCGATGTTCTGCTTCTACGGCGCGCACCTGCCCAGGTCGCGGAAGTTCAATTtccccgccgcgccgcgccccgACGTCCCCGAGCACGTGCGCGTCGAGCTCACCGTCGCCAACATCAAGGCCATCGCCGAGAAGTACGGCCGCAGCCTCGCCGGCCACTACACTCCTCCGCCCGTGCGCCCCGCAGCCGCACCCCTGGTTGCGGCGGCGGCTGGTGATGCTGCTGGCGCAGGTGCAACTGCTACTACTGACCATGGCAACATGAGCGACATGGCTGACGATGTCGTGACCAATGCTGACTGCCTGCTCTCCTTGAGCCTTGACGATATCGCCGCGGTGATGGCCCTTCTTCTTGGCTAG